A section of the Arcobacter roscoffensis genome encodes:
- a CDS encoding EpsG family protein: MFDFIPLENYAYIYYNIILLFIFLTILHTTLYTGFTEETFKFNKIFEFILFGYILLFMGLRPVSWYFGDMWNYSKTFDYFSIGWHVDITKDFIFYSIMNFFVEIESKTSFFFFIAFLYLLNIFIASKRLFKNYSFFAFLILVSSFEFWSYGTNGIRNGLATSLIILAFTFMNKKWIMYLLFILAFSIHSSVLIPIGAYFVTNLFNDKEKFYFKVWFICIFLSFFIGSQIENLITNLGILREDVVNTYFNNKELYASSFSQTGFRWDFLIYSSLPVIISYYFIFKKDFKDKYYQRITNIYLVSNSVWILVIQASFSNRFAYLSWFMMGLVVIYPFLKQVFFNNQFKIIGFVILGYFSFTYLMNFILRVI, translated from the coding sequence ATGTTTGATTTTATACCTTTAGAAAACTACGCATATATTTACTATAATATAATTCTTTTATTTATTTTTTTAACTATTTTACATACTACTTTATATACAGGTTTTACAGAAGAGACTTTTAAATTTAATAAAATCTTTGAGTTTATTTTATTTGGTTATATTTTACTATTCATGGGACTAAGACCTGTTTCTTGGTATTTTGGAGACATGTGGAATTATTCAAAAACATTTGATTATTTTTCTATTGGATGGCATGTAGATATAACAAAAGATTTTATATTTTATAGTATAATGAATTTCTTTGTTGAAATTGAATCTAAAACATCATTCTTTTTCTTTATTGCTTTTTTATATCTTTTAAATATATTTATTGCATCAAAAAGATTATTTAAAAATTATTCTTTCTTTGCCTTTTTAATTTTAGTTTCTTCTTTTGAATTTTGGTCTTATGGAACAAATGGTATTAGAAATGGATTAGCAACATCACTTATAATTTTAGCTTTTACATTTATGAATAAAAAATGGATAATGTATTTGCTTTTTATATTAGCTTTTAGCATACACTCTTCTGTTTTAATACCTATTGGAGCTTACTTTGTAACAAATTTATTTAATGATAAAGAAAAGTTTTATTTCAAAGTTTGGTTTATATGTATTTTTTTATCATTTTTTATTGGTAGTCAAATTGAAAACCTAATAACTAACCTTGGTATTCTAAGAGAAGATGTAGTCAATACATATTTTAATAATAAAGAGTTATATGCATCAAGTTTTTCCCAAACTGGTTTTAGATGGGACTTTTTAATTTATAGTTCATTACCTGTAATAATAAGCTATTATTTTATATTCAAAAAAGATTTCAAAGATAAATATTATCAACGAATTACAAACATCTATTTGGTATCAAATTCTGTTTGGATTTTAGTTATTCAAGCAAGCTTTTCAAATAGATTTGCCTATTTATCATGGTTTATGATGGGATTAGTAGTCATTTATCCATTTTTAAAACAAGTATTTTTTAACAATCAATTCAAAATCATTGGATTTGTAATATTAGGATATTTCTCATTTACATATCTTATGAATTTTATTCTTCGAGTTATATAA
- a CDS encoding glycosyltransferase family 2 protein, whose product MKKLTVFTPAFNRAYCIHQLYESLLRQTNQEFIWLIVDDGSSDNTKELIEKWINENKIEIKYIYQENQGMHGAHNTAYEHIITELNVCIDSDDYMTDNAVDLILKKWDSIEDKSNTSGIVGLDYDIKGRIIGSKFPENLEYSTLYDIYHKHNIKGDKKLVLRTDIVKKYPKYPIFKDERFVPLGTLYLMIDQDYKLACLNKPLCIVEYMADGSTMNIFKQYKRHPKGFRYARSIEMLYLKGFKNQFKTILHFISSTIYAKDFKFFTNNTKKISTLSLLPLGILFHIYVDLKTRKD is encoded by the coding sequence ATGAAAAAGTTAACAGTATTTACGCCAGCATTTAATAGAGCTTATTGTATTCATCAGCTTTACGAAAGTTTATTGAGACAAACAAATCAAGAATTTATTTGGTTAATAGTAGATGATGGTTCATCCGATAATACTAAAGAACTAATAGAAAAATGGATTAATGAAAATAAAATAGAAATAAAATATATTTATCAAGAAAACCAAGGAATGCATGGAGCACATAATACAGCATATGAGCATATTATCACAGAACTAAATGTATGTATAGATTCAGATGATTATATGACAGATAATGCAGTTGATCTAATACTTAAAAAATGGGACTCAATAGAAGACAAATCAAATACCTCAGGAATTGTAGGCTTAGACTACGATATAAAAGGAAGAATCATCGGTTCTAAATTTCCAGAAAACCTAGAATACTCTACTCTTTATGATATCTACCATAAACATAATATCAAAGGAGATAAAAAACTTGTTTTAAGAACAGACATAGTTAAAAAATATCCTAAATATCCAATATTTAAAGATGAAAGATTTGTTCCTTTAGGTACATTGTATTTGATGATAGACCAAGATTATAAACTAGCTTGTTTAAATAAACCTCTTTGTATTGTTGAATACATGGCAGATGGTTCAACTATGAATATATTTAAACAATACAAAAGACACCCAAAAGGTTTTAGATATGCAAGATCAATTGAAATGTTATATTTAAAAGGATTTAAAAATCAATTTAAAACCATATTACACTTTATCTCATCAACTATATATGCTAAAGATTTTAAATTTTTTACAAATAATACAAAAAAAATATCTACATTAAGTTTATTACCTTTGGGGATATTATTTCATATTTATGTAGATTTGAAAACTAGGAAGGATTGA
- a CDS encoding glycosyltransferase, with product MNKINILQLITGLGMGGAEKVVLDLAKFTNKNEFNTYVVSMSKRDELYDDFIQNKINTIKLDKSNSFRDIISLISSINKIIKEKNINIIHAHMTHSVIVASILKILNPKLKVVYTSHNFNIGSKLREIIVWFLKPFRNIDIVFSKNILKYFYKSHYKVIPNGVQIDKYNLNLEKNNKFTFINIGRLETQKNQKFLIKFTNKLKSKYDFEIHIVGHGYLNEELENLIKENKLENHIKLLGLRNDIPELLNQSHCLIMPSLWEGLPIVILEAGASSLPVLSTPVGSIPSLLNKKNSYICELKNFVDNAEFIINDYETAKEKANKLFKKINTIYSIDEIVKKHEQIYKDLT from the coding sequence TTGAACAAAATTAATATTTTACAACTTATCACAGGATTAGGAATGGGTGGAGCGGAAAAAGTTGTTTTAGATTTGGCAAAATTTACAAATAAAAATGAATTTAATACATATGTAGTATCTATGTCAAAAAGAGATGAATTATATGATGACTTTATTCAAAATAAAATAAATACTATAAAATTAGATAAATCAAATTCTTTTAGAGATATTATTTCACTAATAAGTTCTATCAACAAAATTATAAAAGAAAAAAATATTAATATTATTCATGCGCATATGACGCATTCTGTTATTGTTGCATCTATTTTAAAAATATTAAACCCAAAACTAAAAGTTGTATACACTTCACACAATTTTAACATTGGTTCAAAATTAAGAGAAATTATTGTTTGGTTTTTAAAACCTTTTAGAAATATTGATATAGTTTTTTCTAAAAATATTCTAAAATATTTTTACAAATCTCATTATAAAGTAATTCCTAATGGCGTTCAAATTGATAAATACAATTTAAATCTTGAAAAAAATAATAAATTTACATTTATTAATATAGGTAGACTTGAAACACAAAAAAATCAAAAGTTTTTAATAAAATTTACAAACAAATTAAAGAGTAAGTATGATTTTGAAATTCACATTGTAGGACATGGTTATCTAAACGAAGAACTTGAAAACTTAATCAAAGAGAATAAGCTAGAAAATCATATAAAACTATTAGGATTGAGAAATGACATACCAGAATTATTAAATCAATCACATTGTTTAATTATGCCATCGCTATGGGAGGGTTTACCAATAGTAATTCTTGAAGCAGGCGCAAGTAGTTTACCTGTGCTTTCAACTCCAGTAGGAAGTATTCCTTCTTTACTTAATAAAAAGAATTCATATATTTGTGAATTAAAAAATTTTGTAGATAATGCAGAATTTATTATAAATGATTATGAAACAGCAAAAGAAAAAGCAAATAAACTTTTTAAAAAAATTAATACTATTTATTCAATTGATGAAATAGTAAAAAAACATGAACAAATATACAAAGATTTAACTTGA
- a CDS encoding glycosyltransferase family 4 protein, which translates to MKTIIITINTSWNIFNFRVGLLKTLQKKGYKIVCVAPLDDYSKKLEELGFEYYEIKMNNKGTNPIEDIKLIRDYYALYKKINPDVILQYTIKPNIYGSIAARLLDKNVISNISGLGTVFLNDNFSSKVARWLYKVSLVKNKVFFQNTEDKNLFVQNNLVKEYQTDLLPGSGINTDIYKAVENIVPNEKLTFMMIARLVRDKGIGEYIEAIKIIKQKYKNIEFKLLGSLYSGNPTAVSETELQSWIEEGLINYLGHSDDVMSEILKVDCVVLPSYREGLSRVLLEAAALAKPIVTTDAPGCKDVVDDGVNGFLSKVKDAKDLALQIEKMIHISLDDRKLMGKKSREKVIKEFDEQIVINKYLQCIDNLYNKTL; encoded by the coding sequence TTGAAAACTATAATCATAACAATAAATACCTCATGGAATATCTTCAACTTCAGAGTTGGTCTTCTAAAAACCTTACAAAAAAAAGGATACAAAATAGTATGTGTTGCTCCACTTGATGACTACTCAAAAAAACTTGAAGAGTTAGGGTTTGAATACTATGAAATCAAGATGAACAACAAAGGAACAAATCCTATTGAAGATATAAAGTTAATACGTGATTATTATGCTTTATATAAAAAAATAAATCCAGATGTGATACTTCAATACACTATAAAACCAAACATCTATGGCTCAATAGCAGCTAGACTTTTAGACAAAAATGTGATCTCAAATATCTCAGGTCTTGGAACTGTATTTTTAAACGATAACTTTTCTTCAAAAGTTGCAAGATGGCTATATAAAGTAAGCTTAGTGAAAAACAAAGTATTTTTTCAAAATACTGAAGATAAAAATCTATTTGTACAAAATAACTTAGTAAAAGAATATCAAACCGACCTACTTCCAGGTTCTGGTATAAATACAGATATTTATAAAGCAGTTGAAAATATTGTACCAAATGAAAAACTTACATTTATGATGATTGCAAGACTTGTAAGAGATAAAGGTATAGGTGAATATATAGAAGCTATAAAAATCATAAAACAAAAGTATAAAAATATAGAATTTAAACTGCTAGGTAGTCTATACTCTGGAAATCCAACAGCAGTAAGTGAAACTGAACTTCAATCTTGGATTGAAGAGGGACTTATAAACTATTTAGGTCACAGTGATGATGTTATGAGTGAAATTTTAAAAGTAGATTGTGTAGTTTTACCTTCATATAGAGAAGGATTATCTAGAGTTTTACTTGAAGCTGCTGCTTTAGCAAAACCTATTGTTACTACAGATGCACCTGGTTGTAAAGATGTAGTTGATGATGGAGTAAATGGCTTTTTATCTAAAGTAAAAGATGCTAAAGATTTAGCTTTACAAATTGAAAAAATGATACATATATCCCTAGATGATAGAAAACTAATGGGCAAGAAAAGTAGAGAAAAAGTTATTAAAGAATTTGATGAACAAATAGTAATTAATAAATATTTACAGTGCATAGATAATCTCTATAATAAAACTTTATAA
- a CDS encoding polysaccharide biosynthesis/export family protein, with the protein MKDSILVVILSIFIFSGCSMKDYKLFQTKDEKKDELSIISQDEYEEEVVFENLIAPNDRVDITVYIQAGQGSQQMTSILTSRDTNTSQTIEENIGLLVTQKGTVRLPLLGSVNVAGYTQDEASEMLIKKYKKYIRNPYVLVEIKNQRVIVIGEVKQPGIVPVTNGTMNVIEAIARTGDLTDMASRSNIKVVRGDLRKPQIRNIDLTNMSSLAVSSLYLKPNDILYVQPRKLKGYNKAFDEINPFWNMLSSILDPLNQRKTLIE; encoded by the coding sequence ATGAAAGATAGTATACTTGTAGTTATTTTATCTATTTTTATATTTAGTGGTTGTAGTATGAAAGACTATAAACTTTTTCAAACTAAAGATGAAAAGAAAGATGAACTTTCAATAATTTCACAAGATGAATATGAAGAAGAAGTAGTATTTGAAAATCTTATTGCTCCAAATGACAGGGTTGATATTACTGTTTATATTCAAGCAGGACAAGGAAGTCAGCAAATGACTTCTATACTTACTAGTAGAGATACAAATACTAGCCAAACTATCGAAGAAAATATTGGCCTTTTAGTAACTCAAAAAGGAACTGTTAGACTTCCTTTACTAGGTAGTGTAAATGTAGCTGGCTACACACAAGATGAGGCATCGGAAATGCTTATCAAAAAATATAAGAAATATATCAGAAACCCATATGTACTTGTAGAGATAAAAAACCAAAGAGTTATAGTAATAGGTGAAGTAAAACAACCGGGAATAGTTCCAGTTACAAATGGAACTATGAATGTTATAGAAGCTATAGCAAGAACAGGTGACCTTACAGATATGGCATCTAGATCAAATATAAAAGTAGTAAGAGGTGATTTAAGAAAACCACAAATTAGAAATATTGATCTTACAAACATGTCTAGTTTAGCTGTATCAAGTCTATATCTTAAACCAAATGATATTTTATATGTCCAACCTAGAAAACTTAAAGGTTATAACAAAGCATTTGATGAAATCAACCCATTTTGGAATATGTTATCTAGTATCCTAGATCCATTAAACCAAAGAAAAACTCTTATAGAGTAA
- a CDS encoding GumC family protein — translation MNQTNIQHHDQIDLKDVIKTIFRYKWSIIIITFIFTFGSAIFAYIKPNIYSSSATIELMEDKKKSASPADFMLQAFDGGGANVDNEIEVMKSRFLAKKAFNLLNLKTRYFTTHNFREIELYKDSPFVVNSHFLDDLLYGKEFILKPIDENSFNLRIEPISPYSIKGFLKNYGIIPLKAHEKIVYNKNHKYSETINNPYFTLNIKKIHALKNKEYRFSFMTNRGLYQFYRKNISVSQVSKKATILKLSFQDTSSLRAKEILNAVHQAYMNQEIEHKTKEANLTLGFIDRQLDSINARLKKSETKLEDFKEKNQVVGLGEQAIKTTEQLSEYEAKLEEMQTEITILSNLQQYIKSNQNLTGLTIGSVNFADPALGTLVNRLQEEATRKSTLLVDYTELHPDVQKVSQNISSLKRSIKAALRNNLRQLNQRKQSLRNVIAKFNKSIASLPKQERELSRLTRYYSIDEKIYSFLLEKKAETAILKSSTISNSRLLDSAVQNSYPIKPKRKLIVLVGIILGLIVGLALAFLREFFNNTVKNSDEIEKLCSIPLYGIIPQNKNKKTSNLVDEAYRAIRTNLQFLPKHESSEVIAITSSVSGEGKTTIAANLAKIIAQTNKKVVVLDLDLRKASLHNEFNISNNIGISNYLTKQNSLEEVLYHDENTNVDIITTGTIPPNPSELILTDNMKEFIEILKERYDYIIFDTPPVGLVTDAMILMNYADISFVVARASYTRKEFVKNLDRLSKEHTQNTFGMILNGVEIGEKYGYGYGSNYGYGYGNDKYYKNR, via the coding sequence ATGAATCAAACGAACATTCAACATCATGATCAAATAGATTTAAAAGATGTTATAAAAACTATTTTTAGATATAAGTGGTCTATTATTATTATCACGTTTATATTTACTTTTGGTAGTGCTATATTTGCATATATAAAACCAAACATCTACTCTTCATCTGCAACTATTGAACTTATGGAAGATAAAAAAAAGTCAGCAAGTCCTGCTGACTTTATGCTTCAAGCTTTTGATGGTGGAGGAGCAAATGTAGATAATGAAATAGAAGTAATGAAATCAAGATTTTTAGCCAAAAAAGCTTTTAATCTTTTAAATTTAAAAACTAGATATTTCACTACTCATAACTTTAGAGAAATAGAACTATACAAAGACTCACCATTTGTTGTAAATAGTCACTTTTTAGATGACTTACTTTATGGAAAAGAGTTTATTTTAAAACCAATAGATGAAAATAGTTTCAATTTAAGAATAGAACCTATTTCACCTTATTCAATAAAAGGTTTTCTAAAAAATTATGGAATTATACCTTTAAAAGCTCATGAAAAAATAGTTTACAACAAAAATCACAAGTATTCTGAAACTATAAATAACCCTTATTTCACCCTAAATATAAAAAAGATTCATGCTCTTAAAAACAAAGAGTATAGATTTAGTTTTATGACGAATAGAGGACTATATCAATTTTATAGAAAAAATATATCCGTGTCACAGGTGTCAAAAAAAGCTACAATTTTAAAACTTAGCTTTCAGGATACTTCATCACTTAGAGCAAAAGAGATTTTAAATGCTGTTCATCAGGCTTATATGAATCAAGAAATTGAACATAAAACAAAAGAGGCAAACCTTACTTTAGGATTCATAGATAGACAACTTGACTCAATAAATGCAAGACTTAAAAAATCAGAAACAAAACTTGAAGATTTTAAAGAAAAAAATCAAGTAGTTGGACTTGGTGAACAAGCCATAAAAACTACTGAACAGTTAAGTGAGTATGAAGCAAAACTTGAAGAAATGCAAACAGAAATAACAATCTTGTCAAATTTACAACAATACATAAAGTCAAACCAAAACCTTACAGGTCTTACTATTGGTTCTGTAAATTTTGCGGACCCTGCTCTTGGTACTTTAGTAAATAGATTACAAGAAGAAGCTACAAGAAAGTCTACTTTACTTGTTGATTATACAGAGTTACACCCTGATGTACAAAAAGTTAGTCAAAATATATCTAGTCTAAAACGATCTATAAAAGCAGCTCTTAGAAATAATCTAAGACAATTAAATCAAAGAAAACAATCATTAAGAAATGTAATTGCTAAGTTTAACAAATCAATTGCTTCTTTACCAAAACAAGAAAGAGAATTATCAAGACTTACAAGATACTACAGTATTGATGAAAAGATTTATTCTTTTTTACTAGAGAAAAAAGCTGAAACTGCAATACTTAAATCTTCTACTATTTCAAATTCAAGACTACTTGATAGTGCAGTACAAAACTCTTATCCAATAAAACCCAAAAGAAAACTTATTGTTTTGGTTGGTATAATTTTGGGTCTTATAGTAGGATTAGCATTAGCATTCTTAAGAGAGTTCTTTAATAATACTGTCAAGAACTCAGATGAAATTGAAAAGCTTTGCAGTATACCTTTATATGGTATTATACCTCAAAATAAAAACAAAAAAACTTCAAACCTAGTAGATGAAGCATATAGAGCTATAAGAACTAATCTACAGTTCTTACCAAAGCATGAAAGTAGTGAAGTTATAGCTATTACTTCTTCTGTTTCAGGAGAAGGTAAAACTACTATTGCAGCAAATTTAGCAAAAATCATAGCTCAAACAAATAAAAAGGTTGTTGTTTTAGACTTAGACTTAAGAAAAGCAAGTTTACATAATGAGTTTAACATTTCTAATAATATTGGTATTAGTAACTACCTAACAAAGCAAAATAGTTTAGAAGAAGTTCTTTACCATGATGAAAATACTAATGTTGACATCATTACAACAGGTACGATTCCTCCAAATCCTTCTGAATTAATACTTACAGATAATATGAAAGAGTTTATTGAAATTCTAAAAGAAAGATATGATTATATTATCTTTGATACTCCGCCAGTTGGGTTAGTAACAGATGCAATGATTCTTATGAACTATGCTGATATATCTTTTGTAGTAGCACGTGCTTCTTACACTAGAAAAGAGTTTGTTAAAAATCTTGATAGATTAAGTAAAGAGCATACTCAAAATACATTTGGAATGATTTTAAATGGTGTTGAAATTGGTGAGAAATATGGCTATGGCTATGGTTCAAACTATGGCTATGGTTATGGAAATGACAAGTATTATAAAAATAGGTAG
- a CDS encoding tyrosine-protein phosphatase has protein sequence MLSKIFKNFKKTDNKLPDFYTTDLHSHLIPEIDDGSKSMTQSIEMIKELKNLGFKKLITTPHTMSHRFPNTKDDILRKFDLLKEEVSKQNIDICLEVASEYYYDEHFFELIKNKELLTFGDNYVLFELSYTTPVFGIEQTIYELLKAGYKPVLAHPERYTYFSQNLEKYNQIKEAGLSFQINVNSTNNFYGKNVKKAVEYLINNGLVDFVGSDTHRPNYVDALKESMNSKNFRKIEEKNEIKNIYL, from the coding sequence TTGCTTTCAAAAATATTTAAAAACTTTAAAAAAACTGATAATAAACTCCCTGATTTTTACACAACTGATTTACACTCTCATTTAATTCCTGAAATAGATGACGGTTCAAAATCAATGACCCAAAGTATAGAAATGATTAAAGAACTTAAAAACTTAGGTTTCAAAAAACTGATTACTACACCACATACTATGTCTCATAGATTTCCTAACACAAAAGATGATATTTTAAGAAAATTTGATCTTTTAAAAGAAGAAGTTTCAAAACAAAATATTGATATATGTTTAGAAGTAGCAAGTGAGTATTACTATGATGAACACTTTTTTGAGCTTATTAAAAATAAAGAGCTTTTAACATTTGGAGATAACTATGTTCTTTTTGAGTTATCGTATACTACTCCTGTATTTGGAATAGAACAAACTATATACGAACTTTTAAAAGCAGGGTATAAACCTGTACTTGCACATCCTGAAAGATATACATACTTCTCTCAGAACTTAGAGAAATATAATCAAATAAAAGAAGCAGGTTTAAGCTTTCAAATAAATGTAAACTCAACTAATAACTTCTATGGTAAAAATGTAAAAAAAGCTGTTGAATATCTAATAAACAATGGTTTGGTAGATTTTGTAGGAAGTGACACTCATAGACCAAACTATGTAGATGCTTTAAAAGAGAGTATGAATAGTAAAAATTTTAGAAAAATAGAAGAAAAAAATGAGATAAAAAATATATATTTATAA